AATGTGGAGAAACCATTGTAGAAAGAATTAACGCTTTAAGATTACTGAAGGATCGATATTCAGAAGATGGGATCAGGGCACTTTATGATGCAATTGTTCAAGACAAATTTTATGGGGTAGCCATTGAGGCGGCGAATACACTTGGCTCTTTTTATGACAAAAATAATTATGAAAAATCTGATAATTCATATCAGTGTTTGGTTTCCATATTAAGTAGTAAATCAACCTTTGATGCTTTACGATCGGAGGTCAAAAAAGCTGTCATTAGAAACATTGGGATATTTGAAAGAGTTGAATCAATTAGTTTGCTAAAAGATGTAATTCACGGATCTAGAGACGAAAGCAATTTTGTAAGATCATCTGCGGCTACGGCCCTAGGAAAAAGCAGTAAGGAGGTAGAAGAGGTGAAGAATAAGTTCCAAGTAATTTCACTTTTAAAAAACCTTGTTGAAGAAACAGAGACTTTTCAAAACGTTTTAGCTACTGGGGCTTTGGAAGGACTGAAAGAGTTAGCAACTGATAAAGATAACCAGATACGCATTGAGGTAGCTAATTTTTTTCTGGAGAATACACTTGAATCAAAGGACTACTTTGTGAGAGCCCAGGCAACATCAAATTTGGCCAAGTTTTTGGTTAGCAAGAATGACACGGTAGACGCAGACACTAGTGCTATGCACCAGGCTGTTTTTAACAGACTTAAGGATTTGTTAAGAGATGATAGACGAAAGATAAAGATAAATGCTTGTTCTGCACTCGCTGATAAAGACGGAAGATTTCACACTATACCAGATAAGCGAACGTACGAAACGATCCAAGTGCTTATTGATGTCGCAAAAAATGATATGGACGGATTTGTTAGAAGAAAAGCTGAACATAGTGCAAACATCGTGAGAGAATGGATACATACATGGGCAAGTAAACCCTTGCTAGTCAATTCTGAACCTAGTTCCAGTTCATAAATGTACAACATCCACCTAGCTACTAATATCATATTACCTAAATTAGGACCTAGATCAATTATCATTGTACGCGATCTAGTATGATCGGATTAGGCGAATAGAATTTCCTTAAACCTTTATATTTTCCAAATAAAACTTTTCTATTATGATTGAATCAGAAATTAAAGGTACTTTGTCAAGTGAACCATTAAGAAAAGTAGCCTTGGTTCTCATTATTAGTAGTATTTCTTTGGTTTCCTTCTTGATAATAGAGTCGGTTTCAACCGTTTCATCCACTTTTGGCCAAATTGATTCCTTACAGGCAAACAGTTCTAGATCTAATCAATTAACCATGGATGATTACGATACCCTAGTGAATCCATTTTATTCAGAAAATACAAAATCAACAAACATTAAAGTATCAAGTATTGATCCCATTCCAACCGTTGAAGTTACTTATACTGGTAACAGTACTATTGGTGGAGCACCAACTCAAACCATAGGTACAATAGTGGATAAGATGAATAATGATGGGACAGTTTTTTCTAAAGGTCAAGCGATAATATTGACATCAACAGGTCAAGTCATAACTTACAGATCTGAATCAATAGGTAACTACAATCCTGATGGGAGTTTCTCAGACAGTGGTATAATGGTCTTCCACATGCCTTTTCAAATGAATTCAGGAAATTCTACTGAAGAATACTCGAATTCAACAGACACCCTTCATACCCAATATGATAATCTATTTGGCATCTACAAGAAAACCGTAGACCCTGAGGGAAATGGTCTTACCAAGGTCTGGAAATGGAGATAGAAATCTACATCCTGATTACTTATAGAAGTGTCGTCCCCTATCTTTATGAATAATTTAGTTTTTGGGCTACCAATAAAGTAATTACCTGTATTTATAAAAGAAATGAAACATAATAATCGCACAGGTTGGTGCTTTTACCATCACAAATAGATCCATAGTTGTAATCTGTGAGAAACCTTCTGTTGCAAAACGAATAGCACAAGCGCTTAGTACATATTATCACGACCACAGAAATCATTATTCAGACAAAACCTCAGACCAAGAACAAAAAAATAGATCACAACCACCACAACCAACATCTTCAACATTATTTACTACCATTAGGGGTTTGAATGGTCAAGATTACATCATTTGTCATGCATTAGGGCACTTATACGGACTATCAGATAATAACAAAGGATCTAGAAAAGCATTCCCAGTCCTTGATCCCACTTGGTTACCATTATCCATACTAAAAAAGAAGGGGCCAAGCTCAAAATATCTGGCTTTCAAGATTGAAAAAATATTGAGGGAAATTTCTCAAATATCTAAAAATGCCTCAGGCTTTATTCATGCCTGCGACTATGACCAAGAAGGTGAAGTGATTGGATATAATATATTAGAGCATGCTTGTCACCACAAATACTCTATTTCAAAGAGAGCCAAATTTTCATCGCTTACGGATGAAGAAATAATACAATCTTTTAATAATTTGTTACCTCCCAACGAAAAGCTAAAGGATGCAGGGACGTCACGACATATGATAGATTTCATATATGGAATTAATCTTTCTAGGGCCCTAACTAATTCTGTCAATAAAAAAAAAGAATCTGCTGGAGAAATCAAAAAAGGTTATCAGCAATTATCAATTGGCAGGGTCCAGGGTCCCACACTTGCATTCGTAGTAGAAAGGGAAAAAGAAATTGAAAATCACATATTTGAACCCTATTGGAATGTTATAGCAGATTTTAAAAAAAACAATCAAATCATCAAAACTTATTATTATCCCCAGCGAATAGATACAAAACCAGTTGCCGAGAACATTGTCAACTCTTGCAAAAATCAACTCGGCAAAGTAACAAATATCAAGATTATTAAAACATCAATAAGACCACCAATTCCTTTTAATCTTGGAGACCTTCAAAAAGAAGCCTATAGGCTTTTTAGATTTACCCCAAGTTACACCCTTTCAATCGCTGAGAAATTGTACTTGGCTGCCCTTATTTCATATCCAAGAACATCAAGCCAAAAGTTACCTTCCCCAATTAACTATGAAAAAATAATCAAAGCAGTTTCAACCCTGAATAATAATTTACATCAGGATAGTTCATATGGTAACAAAACTGGATCAATCCTTTCATATTCAGAGATCTCTATAAAATTGTTAGCCAATAAGACCCTCAAACCAAACGAAGGAAAAGAAACTGATCCTGCGCATCCGGCCATTTATCCGACAGGCCAAAAACCAAAGCAAAAACTCGAAGATTCAGAATTAAAACTATTAGATCTCATAATCAGGAGATTCTTTTCTGCGTTTGGAAAAGATGCCTCTTCTAGTCAATCTACTGTCACGATAACAGTAAAAGACAAATATACGTTTAAAGCAGAAGAGAAAAAAATTGTTTTTGAAGGATGGATTCAATATTATAGGCCCTACTTTGATTTATCAGGCTTTGTAAATTTAGACTCACTTTCATTTCTAAAACCAGACGATATTTTAGAAAATATAAAAATGGAACTTTTAGAAAAGTTTACCCAGCCTCCTCCCAGATACAATCAATCAACGTTGTTGCAAAAAATGGAAAGAGAAAAAATAGGGACCAAAGCCACCAGGTCTGAAATAATTGGTACTTTGTTTAAGAGAAATTATATTACTAATCTTGTACCCCCCGCTACTACTGCAACCAATCAATCCGTTACCTATGATTCAAAGATATCAAAAAATTATCCTATTTCCAATAATCAAAAGGTAAAGACAAGCAAGTTAGAATATACAGGTGTCCAAAAATCAGGATTAAGACCTACAGAAATTGGAATAGCTATTGTAAGTTCAATGAAGAAATACATACCTAACATTGTTTCGACAAGTCTAACACAAGACATGGAAACCCAGTTAGAACAAATTGAATCAGGAAATTCCACAAGTATACAAGTGGTAGAAAAGGCACGCACCCAAATTAAAGAAGCAATACAGTCTTTTAATATCAACGAAACTAAAATTGGCCAAGAAATATCTTTAGCCTTAGAAGCAAATAGAACAACAAATCCTTCACGAAAACCCATCGCCCTAGTTGCGTTGGGCACCTGTCCTGTTTGCAAGAATGGAAATTTAATTGTCAAAAAGGCGATAAAATCAAAGAAAAGATTTGCAGGGTGTACATCCTATGCATCAACAAAATGCTTGGCTACATCCCCATTACCTCAAAAAGGTACAATAAAAAGCACTGGGAAAAGGTGTGAAAAATGCAACTGGCCCATTATCATAGCTAGTGGCAATAATCAGGGTAAAAAATACCAATGGGAGTTTTGTATTAATTCTCAATGCCCCTTGAAAATTTACAGCAATAGCGACAAAAAAAATCCTCCTTCACAACCAACATAATGGACAGAGAGAAACAACAGATCACAATTCAATTTAAAAACATGACAGCTTTGTCGATGTCTACTAGGATATAGGTAAATAATAGATATTGATGAGCAAAATAACGAATTCGTTATACTTGGTAAATCATGTTTTACTCACCGAAATTATCTTACCACAAGTACAGGACAGTGTGCGTATTTTAGCACTTCTGTGGCAGTACTTCCAACTAGCATTTTTTTCAAACCGGTTCGGCCCTTACTTCCAACTACTAGTAAGTCGACATTTTTGGATTCGGCGTAATCAACTATGGTCGATGCAGCAGATGTTTCAGCCTCAATAATTGCAGTTTCAAAGCGTGAAACAGTTGAATCAGTAGAGGTAGAATCAGCGGTATTAGAAGTAGGAGTGGCATTGATTCCTTCCGAAATCACTTTATCATTTTCTGAAGCCAGCACCTTCCTGTTGCCTGCATTGTACTTTTCTTTAAGCGAATTCATCAATTCGTCAAATTTCTGACGCTCTTTTTCTAACTTGTCAGAACCGTATGTCGGGGCGAATACAACACTTGAAAGTAAATATGGATATTTGTAACCATCTAAAATGTGCAAAATTATCAATGAAGAATTATATTTATTGCCTATTTCCATAGCACTTTCAACGGCATCCAATGAGGGTTTTGATCCATCAAATGCAACCAATATCTTTGAAAACATTAGGTTTCTTGTTTAAACTATAACTTATTTTAATTGTTTGATTTATTCTGTTGTCATCCCACATGAACAAGACAGAGGAAATAACTAGGGATTATTAATTAAGGATTTTTGCTAATGTTGAAGAACAAAATAGAAAACAGATGTTTACTAAGACACAGAAGGAGAAACTACATCAACGCTCGTAAGACCTCAAATCCAAATTCAAGGGTTCAATTTTGCTATTCTTATGACGGCAACCAATGCATTAGTGATAAATATTGGCAAGTTCATTTTAAAGTACGTGTCTTCTGTATGTCAAGTCAAAATTCTTTGAAATTGAAAGGAAAAACAACCAAGACTGACTTGGTTTCCAAAGTATATGAAAAATTACAAAAAAATATTTTAAAATTTAAACAAGTTTCAAATAAACCACTTACACTTGGAGAAAAAATTCTGATAGGTCACCTTGATGAGTCAACGGACTTTATGACCTTCAATGGCTTAACTCCGGGAAATGGATATATCTTGTTAAACCCAGACAGAGTTGCCCTTCAAGACGTTACAGGACAAACCACAATCTTGCAATTTATGCAAGCAGGTATAAAACAGGTTTTGGTCCCCACTACGGTACATTGCGACCATTTGATTCAAGCAAGGGTGGGCAGCGATTCTGACACCAAAGCCGCAATTTACGAAAATAATGAAGTCTATCAATTTCTAGAATCTGCCTCAAGAAAATATGGTATAGGATTTTGGAAACCTGGTGCTGGAATAATACACCAGGTTGTTCTAGAAAACTATGCATTTCCAGGTGGTTTGATGATCGGAACAGATTCTCATACCCCAAATGCCGGAGGATTAGGTATGCTTGCTATAGGGGTAGGCGGACTGGATGCTGCCGAAGTCATGGCAGGGCTGCCTTGGGAAGTCTTGTACCCAAAAAGAATCGGAGTATATTTAACAGGGAAACTAAACGGTTGGACATCTCCTAAAGATATCATACTATTTGTTGCATCAAAGCTAACCGTATCTGGCGGGACTAACGCAATAATAGAATACTTTGGACCAGGTGCAAGAAGTGTAAGCTGCACGGGAAAAGCCACCATAACAAATATGGGTGCAGAAATAGGTGCTACCTGTTCTGTTTTTTCATATGACGACAAAATGGAATCCTACTTGATCTCTACAGGTCGAAAAGATTTGGCAGATATTGCAAATAAAAACAAAGAATTGCTTACACCAGATCCAGAAATTGAAAAAGAAATCAGCCAGAATCGCGACAACGCTACTAAATATTTCGATCAACTTATTGAAATAAACCTAGACGAACTAGAACCTTACATAGTAGGTCCGCATACCCCTGATCTCGCCAGGCCCATTTCAAAAATGGCTGAAGACATTCAAAAAAACAACTACTTAGACACGATTTCTGTTTCGCTTATAGGAAGCTGTACTAATTCATCTTACGAAGACATGTCCCGTGCAGCTGATATCGCAAAGCAGGCAATAGAAAAAGGAATCAAGACAAAAACACCTCTTCAAGTTACACCGGGCTCAGAAATGATAAGAGAAACGATAGAAAGAGATGGTCAGATTCAATTGTTAAGAGATATTGGAGCAAATGTATTAGCTAATGCATGTGGACCCTGTATAGGGCAATGGAGCAGGCCTGAAATAAAAAAAGGAGAGCCAAATACTATAGTCACTTCCTATAACAGAAACTTCCCTGGAAGAAATGATGGTAGAAGAGAAACCATGAACTTTATTGGTAGTCCAGAACTTGTAATAGCCCTCGCCCTAGGCGGTCGACTCTCATTTAACCCACTAAAGGACGAGCTGGAGGCAAGCGACGGGACCAAATTCAAACTAGACCCCCCGAAAATAGCCCCCGAAGTCCCAAAAGACGGTTTCAAAGACACGGTAGACATCTATGTCGCTCCCGCTACAGACCCAGAAAGCGTGGCAGTTGTAATAGACAAAAATAGCCAACGACTTCAAGCTCTAGAACCCTTTTTAGAGTGGGACGGAAACGACTTTATCAAATTACCAGTATTGACCAAGGTAAAGGGAAAATGTACAACTGATCATATTTCACCTGCCGGTCCATGGTTAATGTATAGGGGTCATCTAGACAGATTAAGCGATAATTTGTTATTAGGCGCAGTAAACGCATTTAGAGACGGAGAAGTAGGCAAAGGACTCAATCTCTTAAATAAGAACATTGAAACTTTTTCCCATATCGCCAGAGAGTACAGGAAGAATGGATTAAAATGGATAATCATTGGCGATAAGAATTATGGAGAAGGCAGCAGCCGTGAACACGCAGCAATGACTCCAAGATATTTAGGCTGTGCTGCAGTAATTGCAAAAAGTTTTGCCAGAATACATGAAACAAATCTAAAGAAACAAGGGATTCTTGCTCTGACTTTTGTGGAATCATCTGATTATGAGAAGATAAGAGAAGACGACAGAATAAGCATAATTGATTTACAAGATCTTAGACCCAAAGGTGTAGTAACTGCCAACTTATACCATAGTGATGGTACTGTAGAACAAATTCCATTGATACATTCATACAATGATGCTCAACTAAAGTGGTTTCGTGCTGGTTCTGCCCTTAACATCCTGAGATCAACTGAAAGAGTTTAATCGATCTCTACTCTTACTTCTATTCCTACATCTTAGTCATGGATATCACGACCGCTATATCCATTACTGTTGCTAGTCTACTTCAGCTGACAATCCATTTATTATAAGAAACAGACAAGTGAGCAAAAATATTCATTTTGTTTAAGTTTTCTTGTTCTTTTTCGCTATCATTTATATATTACAAAAGAAGTAACGAAACAATTAAACTCACAGGAGCAACTAAAAAAATTCAAATATTGAGGTGGAGGAACACCTATCTATCTCAAATACTCAAAGCAGATACTTCAAAAAAGCCTAATTTCCCCAGATAGGGAATTTCTTCTTTAAATTTTAAAGCATCTTTTACTAAAAAGCCATACCTCTTAAATGTATGATTTGATTTTAACTTTTCAATTGAGAAATGCTTGTGATGATCACCCAAAAAATCTTCAATAGTTGTATACTTTATAACATCGTACACAAGCGCTTTTCCTATAATCGCACCTCTGACCAAATTGCGTTCGTCAAAATCTAGAGTCAAACAGGCATCTTTATTGACATTTTTTGAGGCATGTATCAAGAATGAACCTCGAAAGTTGGTATTCCATTTTCTGATTTCTATAGTCTTTCTTCCAGTTGCAAGCAAATCAGCATAAGGCTGTTTTAGAGAAAGACATTTCAAATACTGAAAATCTGAAAGTAAGATATTTAAATCATAATAATATTTTTAGTAGGATGTTCATCTCCATTTATTATATAATCCGACCGGATTTGAATGGTTTGAAAGGAAGATCCTTGGTTGCATCCAAAGAAAAGTTAATCAAATATTTCTCTAAATGACAAGCTTGTCAACAATGACACTCAGATAATCAAACTAAAATTGTTCCTACTTAATTAACTAAATGCTAGGCGACACAAAGTATTTTTGTTAATATCTTAGAAGCACTCGCTCTTATTGAAAAATCCATTAGAGAGGTCATTTCAGTAACATTGGGATTTATTTCTACAAGCACTGCATGATTTTTGACAGCGTGATATGGTAAAGTATTAGCTGGAGAAACGTTTAATGATGTTCCAATAACAAACATTATGTCACATTCAGACGATAATCGGATGGCTTGAATCCAGGCGTC
This Candidatus Nitrosocosmicus oleophilus DNA region includes the following protein-coding sequences:
- the topA gene encoding DNA topoisomerase I produces the protein MCEKPSVAKRIAQALSTYYHDHRNHYSDKTSDQEQKNRSQPPQPTSSTLFTTIRGLNGQDYIICHALGHLYGLSDNNKGSRKAFPVLDPTWLPLSILKKKGPSSKYLAFKIEKILREISQISKNASGFIHACDYDQEGEVIGYNILEHACHHKYSISKRAKFSSLTDEEIIQSFNNLLPPNEKLKDAGTSRHMIDFIYGINLSRALTNSVNKKKESAGEIKKGYQQLSIGRVQGPTLAFVVEREKEIENHIFEPYWNVIADFKKNNQIIKTYYYPQRIDTKPVAENIVNSCKNQLGKVTNIKIIKTSIRPPIPFNLGDLQKEAYRLFRFTPSYTLSIAEKLYLAALISYPRTSSQKLPSPINYEKIIKAVSTLNNNLHQDSSYGNKTGSILSYSEISIKLLANKTLKPNEGKETDPAHPAIYPTGQKPKQKLEDSELKLLDLIIRRFFSAFGKDASSSQSTVTITVKDKYTFKAEEKKIVFEGWIQYYRPYFDLSGFVNLDSLSFLKPDDILENIKMELLEKFTQPPPRYNQSTLLQKMEREKIGTKATRSEIIGTLFKRNYITNLVPPATTATNQSVTYDSKISKNYPISNNQKVKTSKLEYTGVQKSGLRPTEIGIAIVSSMKKYIPNIVSTSLTQDMETQLEQIESGNSTSIQVVEKARTQIKEAIQSFNINETKIGQEISLALEANRTTNPSRKPIALVALGTCPVCKNGNLIVKKAIKSKKRFAGCTSYASTKCLATSPLPQKGTIKSTGKRCEKCNWPIIIASGNNQGKKYQWEFCINSQCPLKIYSNSDKKNPPSQPT
- a CDS encoding universal stress protein — translated: MFSKILVAFDGSKPSLDAVESAMEIGNKYNSSLIILHILDGYKYPYLLSSVVFAPTYGSDKLEKERQKFDELMNSLKEKYNAGNRKVLASENDKVISEGINATPTSNTADSTSTDSTVSRFETAIIEAETSAASTIVDYAESKNVDLLVVGSKGRTGLKKMLVGSTATEVLKYAHCPVLVVR
- a CDS encoding aconitate hydratase, whose amino-acid sequence is MSSQNSLKLKGKTTKTDLVSKVYEKLQKNILKFKQVSNKPLTLGEKILIGHLDESTDFMTFNGLTPGNGYILLNPDRVALQDVTGQTTILQFMQAGIKQVLVPTTVHCDHLIQARVGSDSDTKAAIYENNEVYQFLESASRKYGIGFWKPGAGIIHQVVLENYAFPGGLMIGTDSHTPNAGGLGMLAIGVGGLDAAEVMAGLPWEVLYPKRIGVYLTGKLNGWTSPKDIILFVASKLTVSGGTNAIIEYFGPGARSVSCTGKATITNMGAEIGATCSVFSYDDKMESYLISTGRKDLADIANKNKELLTPDPEIEKEISQNRDNATKYFDQLIEINLDELEPYIVGPHTPDLARPISKMAEDIQKNNYLDTISVSLIGSCTNSSYEDMSRAADIAKQAIEKGIKTKTPLQVTPGSEMIRETIERDGQIQLLRDIGANVLANACGPCIGQWSRPEIKKGEPNTIVTSYNRNFPGRNDGRRETMNFIGSPELVIALALGGRLSFNPLKDELEASDGTKFKLDPPKIAPEVPKDGFKDTVDIYVAPATDPESVAVVIDKNSQRLQALEPFLEWDGNDFIKLPVLTKVKGKCTTDHISPAGPWLMYRGHLDRLSDNLLLGAVNAFRDGEVGKGLNLLNKNIETFSHIAREYRKNGLKWIIIGDKNYGEGSSREHAAMTPRYLGCAAVIAKSFARIHETNLKKQGILALTFVESSDYEKIREDDRISIIDLQDLRPKGVVTANLYHSDGTVEQIPLIHSYNDAQLKWFRAGSALNILRSTERV
- a CDS encoding ASCH domain-containing protein, giving the protein MKCLSLKQPYADLLATGRKTIEIRKWNTNFRGSFLIHASKNVNKDACLTLDFDERNLVRGAIIGKALVYDVIKYTTIEDFLGDHHKHFSIEKLKSNHTFKRYGFLVKDALKFKEEIPYLGKLGFFEVSALSI